The following proteins come from a genomic window of Geomonas sp. RF6:
- a CDS encoding UdgX family uracil-DNA binding protein (This protein belongs to the uracil DNA glycosylase superfamily, members of which act in excision repair of DNA. However, it belongs more specifically to UdgX branch, whose founding member was found to bind uracil in DNA (where it does not belong), without cleaving it, appears to promote DNA repair by a pathway involving RecA, rather than base excision.), with product MPRLHPEETAAPLVPRGGTYDDVRTAAAGCRACPLWTTGTQTVFGEGEVTSRLILVGEQPGDSEDRKGHPFVGPAGRVLDQALERAGIDRGDAYVTNVVKHFKWVAVGKRRLHQKPNAREIGACLPWLDAEIELIRPRVLVAMGATAAQALLGKEVLVTRDHGRFLPSNLAPFAMATTHPSAILRTETDEARQAALDAFVEDLRLVAAVLKEK from the coding sequence ATGCCACGCTTGCACCCGGAAGAAACCGCCGCTCCTCTCGTTCCGCGCGGCGGGACGTATGACGATGTGCGGACTGCCGCTGCCGGGTGTCGGGCCTGTCCCCTCTGGACGACGGGAACGCAGACGGTATTCGGGGAAGGGGAGGTCACCTCTCGCCTCATCCTCGTGGGCGAGCAGCCGGGTGACTCGGAGGACCGCAAGGGACACCCCTTTGTTGGGCCGGCGGGGCGGGTGCTGGATCAGGCGCTGGAGCGCGCGGGGATCGACCGCGGCGACGCGTACGTCACCAATGTGGTGAAGCACTTCAAGTGGGTCGCGGTAGGAAAACGCCGCCTGCATCAGAAGCCGAACGCGCGGGAGATCGGCGCCTGCCTCCCCTGGCTCGATGCGGAGATCGAATTGATCCGCCCCCGCGTCCTCGTCGCCATGGGCGCCACCGCCGCCCAGGCCCTCCTCGGAAAGGAGGTGCTGGTTACCCGCGACCACGGCCGCTTCCTCCCCAGTAACCTTGCCCCCTTCGCCATGGCTACCACGCACCCCTCGGCGATCCTGCGCACGGAGACGGACGAGGCGCGGCAGGCGGCGCTCGATGCCTTCGTGGAAGACCTGCGCCTGGTGGCCGCGGTGCTGAAGGAAAAGTGA
- a CDS encoding OmpW/AlkL family protein: MLKKMVAVLGAALCLTMGLTALASAQDYKKFQFGLKGVYVLPDDNLNNTLGGARIDADVTPGIDLAYFFTKNVSAELFAAATHHDIRLGGETIGSTWLLPPTLTVKFHPLAGQKISPYIGGGMNFTMPFNSRVDSSISSKLNIHNSVNWVAQGGVDFNVAENIFFNIDYKYVNIDTQFALGDGPAHLGGMYDLEINPHLFAAGVGVRF; this comes from the coding sequence ATGTTGAAAAAGATGGTAGCTGTATTGGGTGCCGCACTATGTCTTACCATGGGCCTGACGGCTCTCGCCAGTGCGCAGGACTACAAGAAGTTCCAGTTCGGGCTGAAGGGCGTCTACGTGTTGCCGGATGACAACCTGAACAACACCCTCGGGGGCGCCAGAATCGATGCCGACGTCACCCCCGGTATCGACCTCGCATACTTCTTCACAAAGAATGTCTCGGCGGAACTCTTCGCTGCTGCAACGCACCACGACATCAGGCTCGGCGGTGAGACCATCGGCTCCACATGGCTCCTTCCTCCGACCCTGACTGTGAAGTTCCACCCCCTTGCCGGGCAGAAAATCAGCCCGTACATCGGCGGCGGCATGAACTTCACCATGCCGTTCAACTCCAGGGTCGACAGCAGCATCTCCTCCAAGCTGAACATCCACAACAGCGTCAACTGGGTCGCCCAGGGCGGCGTCGACTTCAACGTCGCTGAAAACATCTTCTTCAACATCGACTACAAGTACGTCAACATCGATACCCAGTTCGCCCTCGGCGACGGCCCCGCCCATCTCGGCGGGATGTACGACCTCGAGATCAACCCGCACCTCTTCGCCGCCGGCGTAGGTGTGCGCTTCTAA
- a CDS encoding serine hydrolase domain-containing protein → MTTQRNIVRLILTIVAASWLLCASIVFAAEETPAAHNSTTLEMVLDNAISRNLISGGVVVVGNREGIIATAARGGMNFNGSAPALSEHTIFDLASLTKVVATAPAVMKLLDEGRVALSDPLSRWFPELGGTSVGNITILNLLTHTSGLSDIHLHSGQGIRDALAKITVQRPNGTAHFHYADINFILLGEMVRRVSGETLDAFCAKEIYGPMAARDTLFLPPAGLAGNIAPTLGFTPGVVQDTNARRLGGVAGHAGLFSSAYDLSLYARMILGGGAINQQRILSEQVVAQMTTPYACSNGSVLRGLGWDIDSPFSAPRGNYFSRMSFGHTGYSGSSMWIDPQQDLFVIFLTNRLEYRNVRAFNQLRRDVSTMAVANARNYHEQAPVDAAAVAADLLQPGSRPILRLASMMVKGPAHSAKKCRQVAHSNSKRDKRLAKASIHRGSRGGKSAGVKMASRKKHSRTRTRA, encoded by the coding sequence ATGACTACACAAAGAAACATTGTGCGTCTAATCCTCACCATCGTCGCAGCCAGCTGGCTCCTTTGCGCGTCGATCGTTTTCGCCGCCGAAGAGACGCCCGCTGCACATAACTCGACGACGCTGGAAATGGTGCTGGACAACGCCATCTCCCGGAACCTCATTTCCGGCGGAGTGGTGGTGGTCGGAAACCGTGAGGGAATAATCGCGACGGCGGCGCGCGGCGGCATGAACTTCAACGGCAGCGCCCCCGCTTTGAGCGAGCACACCATCTTCGACCTCGCATCCCTCACGAAGGTCGTGGCGACAGCGCCGGCAGTGATGAAGCTTCTGGATGAAGGGCGCGTCGCCCTCTCGGACCCGCTTTCCCGCTGGTTCCCCGAACTGGGCGGCACCAGCGTCGGCAACATCACCATACTTAACCTGCTGACCCACACCTCCGGGCTCTCCGACATCCACCTGCACAGCGGGCAGGGAATACGCGACGCCCTGGCGAAGATCACGGTCCAGCGCCCGAACGGCACCGCTCACTTCCACTATGCCGACATAAACTTCATCCTCCTTGGCGAGATGGTGCGTCGCGTTTCGGGAGAGACGCTCGATGCCTTCTGCGCGAAGGAGATCTACGGACCGATGGCCGCGCGCGACACCCTTTTCCTGCCGCCGGCCGGCCTCGCAGGGAACATTGCACCGACCCTCGGCTTCACGCCGGGCGTGGTGCAGGACACGAACGCGCGCCGTCTGGGCGGCGTCGCCGGGCATGCCGGGCTTTTCAGCTCTGCCTACGACCTCTCCCTCTACGCGCGGATGATCCTCGGCGGCGGCGCCATCAACCAGCAGCGCATTCTTTCCGAGCAGGTGGTGGCCCAGATGACCACCCCTTACGCCTGCAGCAACGGCAGCGTCCTGCGCGGGCTCGGCTGGGACATCGATTCCCCGTTCTCGGCGCCGAGGGGGAACTACTTCTCCCGGATGTCCTTCGGGCATACCGGCTACAGCGGCTCGTCGATGTGGATCGACCCGCAGCAGGACCTATTTGTGATCTTTTTGACCAACCGGTTGGAATACCGCAACGTGCGGGCCTTCAACCAGTTGCGTCGCGACGTCTCGACCATGGCGGTCGCCAACGCGCGAAACTACCATGAGCAGGCGCCGGTCGACGCGGCGGCAGTCGCCGCCGACCTCCTGCAACCGGGGAGCAGGCCGATCCTGCGGCTTGCCTCCATGATGGTGAAGGGTCCCGCGCACAGCGCCAAAAAGTGCCGCCAGGTCGCCCACAGCAACTCCAAGAGAGACAAAAGGCTTGCAAAGGCCAGCATACACCGCGGATCCCGGGGCGGAAAATCCGCCGGTGTAAAGATGGCTTCCAGGAAGAAACATTCCCGTACCCGCACCCGCGCCTAG
- the ftsH gene encoding ATP-dependent zinc metalloprotease FtsH: MTRTRLIQLCFAVAIIGLIASGYLYKEQRAEERSRISYTAFVDLVNVGAILSVKAEGDAITAEGKGGATYRVYRPLDADISKLLISKHIDYSAKPPAQQRWFEIGFLLLVIGCAAWALKKFSVFGRSKATLVESAKTNTAFSDVAGAEEAKADLSETVEFLKDPEKFNRLGGKMPTGILLVGPPGTGKTLLARAVAGEAGVPFFSMSGSEFVEMFVGVGASRVRDLFAQGRKSAPCIVFIDEIDAVGRKRDAGGGGASDERDQTLNQLLVEMDGFTVNSGIVVIAATNRPEVLDPALLRSGRFDRQVVVGSPDIKGREEILKVHVKDVPLSSEVDLRVLARGTSGMSGADLANVVNEAAILAARANKDSVEMSDFEAAKDKVMMGAEKKSMVLSEKSKLSTAYHEAGHVLVAKLVPACDPVHKVSIIPRGRALGVTLQIPEEDKHCYTRDMLIGHIKVLMGGRAAEELIYKTTTTGAGNDLARATDLARNMVCEYGMSEAFGPVAFGNHEGTATKGHEVNHGRNFSETTALEIDREIRSIVTGCYNEVMHLLKKNRAALENLTMELVAKETLEGDEIDEAIEEHITVEAA, translated from the coding sequence ATGACTAGAACTCGACTGATACAACTCTGTTTCGCTGTCGCCATCATCGGGCTGATAGCCTCGGGCTACCTCTACAAGGAGCAGCGCGCCGAGGAGCGCAGCCGCATCAGCTATACCGCCTTCGTCGACCTGGTGAATGTCGGTGCGATCCTTTCCGTAAAGGCAGAAGGTGATGCCATTACCGCTGAAGGTAAAGGCGGGGCTACCTACCGCGTGTACCGTCCGCTGGACGCAGACATCTCGAAGCTCCTCATCTCCAAGCACATCGACTACTCGGCGAAGCCGCCGGCACAGCAGAGGTGGTTCGAGATCGGCTTCCTCCTGCTGGTGATCGGGTGCGCCGCCTGGGCTCTGAAGAAGTTTTCCGTCTTCGGCCGCAGCAAGGCCACCCTCGTGGAGTCGGCAAAGACGAACACCGCCTTCTCCGACGTCGCCGGAGCGGAAGAGGCGAAGGCGGACCTGAGCGAGACGGTCGAGTTTTTGAAGGATCCGGAGAAATTTAACCGACTCGGCGGGAAGATGCCGACCGGCATACTCCTCGTCGGCCCCCCGGGCACCGGGAAGACCCTTCTGGCGCGCGCAGTTGCAGGCGAGGCAGGCGTTCCCTTCTTTTCCATGTCAGGCTCGGAATTCGTGGAAATGTTCGTCGGGGTTGGCGCTTCGAGGGTAAGGGACCTTTTCGCACAGGGGAGAAAATCCGCTCCGTGCATAGTGTTCATCGACGAGATCGATGCGGTCGGGCGCAAGCGTGACGCGGGAGGTGGTGGAGCCTCCGACGAGCGTGACCAGACCCTCAACCAGCTTCTGGTGGAGATGGACGGTTTTACCGTCAACTCCGGGATCGTGGTCATCGCCGCCACCAACCGCCCCGAAGTGCTCGACCCGGCGCTGCTGCGCTCCGGCCGTTTCGACCGCCAGGTTGTGGTAGGATCCCCCGACATCAAGGGGCGCGAAGAGATCCTGAAGGTCCATGTGAAGGACGTGCCCCTCAGCAGCGAGGTCGACCTGCGGGTGCTCGCCCGCGGCACCTCCGGTATGTCCGGAGCGGATCTGGCGAACGTCGTCAACGAAGCCGCCATCCTCGCCGCCCGCGCCAACAAGGACAGTGTGGAGATGTCGGACTTTGAGGCTGCCAAGGACAAGGTCATGATGGGTGCCGAGAAGAAGTCGATGGTACTCTCCGAGAAGAGCAAGCTGAGCACCGCCTACCACGAGGCCGGGCACGTGCTGGTGGCGAAGCTCGTCCCCGCGTGCGACCCGGTGCACAAGGTCTCCATCATCCCGAGGGGTCGCGCTCTCGGCGTCACGCTGCAGATTCCCGAAGAAGACAAGCACTGCTACACCCGGGACATGCTGATCGGGCACATCAAGGTGCTGATGGGCGGGCGTGCAGCAGAGGAGCTGATCTACAAGACGACCACCACCGGCGCAGGGAACGACCTTGCCCGCGCCACCGACCTGGCACGCAACATGGTGTGCGAGTACGGCATGTCCGAGGCCTTCGGCCCCGTCGCCTTCGGCAACCATGAGGGCACCGCCACGAAAGGGCACGAGGTGAACCACGGGAGGAACTTCAGCGAGACCACCGCTCTGGAGATCGACCGGGAGATCCGTTCCATCGTCACAGGCTGCTACAACGAGGTCATGCATCTGCTTAAGAAGAACAGGGCAGCGCTGGAGAACCTCACCATGGAACTCGTCGCCAAAGAGACTCTGGAAGGTGATGAGATCGATGAGGCGATAGAGGAGCATATCACCGTCGAGGCAGCGTAA
- the rbr gene encoding rubrerythrin, with protein MPTVKGTKTEENLLKSFAGESQARNRYTYFASTARKEGYVQIADIFEETANQEKEHAKRFFNFLEGGDTHITATFPAGMVGTTRENLLAAAAGELEEHTILYPAFAAVAREEGFPAIAAVWNAVSVAEKQHEKRYRDLWGNIEASRVFSREEEVTWRCRNCGYLHTGKAAVDLCPACAHPKAHFEILAENW; from the coding sequence ATGCCGACAGTGAAAGGAACGAAAACGGAAGAGAATCTGTTGAAATCGTTCGCGGGAGAGAGCCAGGCGAGAAACCGCTACACCTATTTCGCATCGACCGCTCGCAAGGAAGGATATGTCCAGATCGCGGACATCTTCGAGGAAACCGCAAACCAGGAGAAGGAACACGCCAAGCGCTTCTTTAACTTCCTCGAAGGTGGGGACACTCACATAACCGCGACCTTCCCGGCCGGCATGGTGGGAACTACCAGGGAAAACCTTCTTGCCGCGGCGGCTGGCGAGCTCGAGGAGCACACGATACTGTATCCCGCCTTTGCTGCAGTGGCGAGGGAAGAAGGGTTCCCCGCCATCGCAGCAGTATGGAATGCCGTCAGCGTCGCTGAAAAGCAGCACGAAAAGCGCTACCGCGACCTGTGGGGCAATATCGAGGCGTCCCGCGTCTTTTCCCGGGAAGAGGAAGTAACGTGGCGCTGCCGCAACTGCGGCTACCTCCACACCGGCAAAGCAGCAGTCGACCTCTGCCCGGCCTGTGCCCACCCCAAAGCTCATTTCGAAATTCTCGCCGAGAACTGGTAG
- a CDS encoding glycosyltransferase family 39 protein has translation MKRAIAYLQEKTTGVITDLTTLAVIFGIAFFQFLGRLPLTGTDEARYLEIPREMIERGDFVTPTLNYVKYFEKPPLHYWLNAFSTLLFGETPFAARFSGALFGVLGVLLTYHIGRKLFGRRAGFLSAVILGTSLGVVIQSRVNITDTPLTFCLCAALGSFLLASRPDEKHKGVYYHLFYVFAALAVLAKGLIGLVLPGFIICAYIMLNWRWSILKEMRLLTGIPLFFAVCAPWFVLVSLRNPEFPYFFFIHEHFERYLTKVHGRYQPPWFFLPVLFGCMLPWAFFLPNALVRAWKKWRQEKDDGVLFLSLWALLILGFFSLSDSKLIPYILPVYPAFSILIGCLIADFIDKPAEALRKPAVALAAVHIIIGAGVIAYPYLAKTPKIAAAGGILIGTIFLVQGIVALRNSYRATTPALFAGLAAVGFLCSICAPPVVYQGIADRKVTKDLALMVKERAGSDALVASFGYEQELPLYTGRRVIVVGSKGELEFGAKQGDNSFWFIESEQFRSLWAGPRPVYALISPEDLQNMAALTPPPVILGMRAKRALITNREQPEKGPVVKMSTAGAANGSMASASR, from the coding sequence ATGAAAAGAGCCATTGCGTACCTACAGGAAAAGACCACCGGCGTCATCACCGATCTCACAACCCTTGCAGTCATCTTCGGAATCGCCTTCTTTCAATTCCTTGGCAGGCTGCCCCTCACCGGTACCGATGAGGCGCGCTATCTCGAGATCCCCCGGGAGATGATCGAGCGCGGCGATTTCGTTACGCCGACGCTCAACTACGTGAAGTACTTCGAGAAGCCGCCGCTCCATTACTGGTTGAACGCCTTCTCCACGCTCCTCTTCGGAGAAACCCCCTTCGCGGCACGATTCTCCGGCGCGCTCTTCGGGGTCCTCGGCGTCCTTCTCACCTACCATATCGGGCGCAAGCTCTTCGGGCGCCGGGCGGGATTCCTTTCCGCCGTCATCCTCGGAACCTCGCTGGGCGTGGTGATCCAGAGCAGGGTCAACATCACCGACACCCCCCTCACCTTCTGCCTCTGCGCGGCACTCGGCTCATTTCTCCTGGCGAGCCGGCCCGACGAGAAGCACAAGGGGGTCTACTATCACCTCTTCTACGTCTTCGCTGCGCTGGCGGTACTGGCAAAGGGGCTCATCGGTCTCGTCCTGCCGGGGTTCATCATCTGCGCCTACATCATGCTGAACTGGCGCTGGAGCATCCTGAAGGAGATGCGCCTTCTCACCGGCATTCCCCTTTTCTTCGCCGTCTGCGCCCCGTGGTTCGTGCTCGTCTCCCTGAGGAATCCGGAGTTTCCGTACTTCTTCTTCATCCATGAGCACTTCGAGCGCTACCTCACCAAGGTGCACGGCAGGTATCAGCCCCCCTGGTTCTTCCTCCCGGTGCTCTTTGGCTGCATGCTCCCATGGGCCTTTTTCCTCCCGAACGCCCTCGTGCGCGCGTGGAAAAAGTGGCGCCAGGAGAAGGATGATGGCGTCCTTTTCCTCTCGTTGTGGGCGTTGCTGATACTCGGGTTCTTCTCACTTTCCGATTCCAAACTGATTCCCTACATCCTCCCGGTGTATCCGGCGTTCTCGATCCTGATTGGGTGCCTTATCGCGGACTTCATCGATAAGCCTGCCGAGGCTCTCCGCAAACCGGCAGTCGCCCTCGCCGCCGTTCATATCATCATCGGAGCGGGAGTGATCGCCTACCCGTACCTGGCAAAGACACCGAAGATAGCGGCGGCGGGCGGTATCCTCATCGGGACGATCTTCCTGGTACAGGGGATCGTCGCCCTCAGAAACAGCTACCGTGCGACGACTCCGGCACTCTTCGCCGGACTTGCCGCTGTCGGCTTTCTCTGCAGCATCTGTGCACCTCCGGTTGTGTACCAGGGAATCGCGGACCGGAAGGTGACCAAGGACCTGGCCCTCATGGTGAAGGAGCGCGCCGGCAGCGACGCACTGGTCGCCTCTTTCGGCTACGAGCAGGAACTCCCCCTGTACACCGGTCGCAGGGTCATCGTCGTGGGGTCGAAGGGAGAACTGGAGTTCGGCGCGAAGCAGGGGGACAACTCCTTCTGGTTCATCGAATCTGAGCAGTTCCGCTCCCTGTGGGCAGGGCCTCGCCCCGTGTATGCCCTGATCTCGCCGGAGGATCTGCAGAACATGGCGGCACTCACCCCGCCCCCGGTCATCCTCGGGATGAGGGCAAAGCGAGCACTCATCACCAATCGGGAACAGCCGGAGAAAGGCCCGGTCGTGAAGATGAGCACGGCGGGAGCGGCCAACGGGAGCATGGCTTCGGCGTCGAGATAG